A genomic stretch from Phaeodactylum tricornutum CCAP 1055/1 chromosome 22, whole genome shotgun sequence includes:
- a CDS encoding predicted protein, whose translation MATESPTSPEAYANSMNSVVSTAYEIFNRKLFSLPKVLLLPGVMSRQPMLVLQVFPFIFVSDWLKANAVSFMTTKIEELQKELSELRAVRSKVESFDIKNAELLQRSGPGAMQFTQHRWEEFTVQIQARVVVSDLLSRSKGFFAFIQRNFVFSVLIDCALANLIAIGKIMAAEIFVFSRAIEDAVDMVLMRSRGEAELARMMTEIEKLKNLVDIWDRSTSRSLIHCNLAPPKENNLVLRNLHYSRGTASARADHVELKPGVYALTGANGSGKSTLFRVLMSCNTNQKSIDLPPSINLLTPMEPLTEVDDLLRETACEAADADCDTTAEVCESDLGESRKLNEKELLPADMPQHVPKLSITMPSAHVVEISQNFYWPLYSTPIDWIFQEHVMDTCTAEESEVRARRVAEELHSLDFFQAPQMSEEEMEAAAEAMVSPAATSEGTIQRIMSELQEEKEDWFSDLSGGQKSKVELVRLVFLQSHCPDVLLIDETMAPLDPASKSLVMAKLKVFCSESIILVIYHTDVGRGTKDSGDGEEFVECVPSNDFFNKNLHLEKGLIHVRDTC comes from the exons ATGGCAACGGAATCCCCAACTTCACCCGAAG CTTACGCCAACTCGATGAACTCGGTCGTTTCGACAGCGTATGAGATATTCAACCGAAAACTCTTCAGCCTTCCGAAAGTTTTGTTACTACCGGGAGTCATGTCTCGTCAACCGATGCTAGTCCTGCAGGTGTTTCCCTTTATTTTCGTATCGGATTGGCTGAAAGCGAATGCTGTATCATTCATGACCACGAAAATAGAAGAGTTGCAAAAAGAGCTTAGTGAGCTGAGGGCGGTACGTAGTAAGGTAGAATCGTTCGACATCAAGAACGCAGAGCTACTACAAAGGAGCGGGCCTGGTGCCATGCAGTTCACGCAGCATCGATGGGAAGAATTTACTGTTCAAATCCAGGCCCGTGTGGTCGTGTCGGACCTGCTGAGTCGCTCGAAAGGTTTCTTTGCCTTCATTCAACGAAATTTTGTCTTTTCAGTACTGATTGACTGCGCGTTGGCGAATCTTATAGCCATTGGGAAGATAATGGCAGCGGAAATCTTTGTGTTTTCCAGGGCGATTGAAGACGCTGTCGATATGGTTTTGATGCGTAGCCGAGGTGAAGCTGAACTTGCACGCATGATGACCGAAATTGAGAAGCTCAAGAATCTTGTGGATATTTGGGACCGTAGCACGTCTCGTTCTTTGATTCATTGCAACCTAGCGCCTCCTAAGGAAAACAATCTTGTGCTTCGGAACTTGCACTATTCGCGCGGGACCGCGTCTGCTCGGGCTGATCATGTAGAGCTCAAGCCGGGTGTTTATGCGTTGACGGGTGCCAATGGGAGTGGCAAATCTACGTTGTTCCGAGTTCTCATGAGTTGTAATACCAATCAGAAGAGCATTGATTTACCACCCAGTATAAATTTGCTAACCCCTATGGAGCCGCTGACGGAGGTCGATGATTTGCTTCGTGAAACTGCCTGTGAGGCAGCCGATGCAGATTGTGATACGACTGCCGAAGTTTGCGAAAGCGATTTAGGGGAGAGTCGGAAATTAAACGAGAAGGAGCTACTCCCTGCGGATATGCCTCAACATGTTCCCAAACTGTCAATCACAATGCCCTCCGCTCACGTGGTTGAAATCAGCCAGAATTTTTACTGGCCGTTGTATTCCACACCGATTGACTGGATCTTTCAAGAACATGTAATGGACACGTGTACTGCGGAGGAATCGGAAGTCCGTGCAAGGAGAGTTGCGGAAGAGTTGCACTCATTGGATTTTTTCCAGGCCCCGCAAATGTCcgaggaagaaatggaagcagCAGCGGAGGCAATGGTTTCCCCAGCGGCAACGAGCGAAGGAACAATTCAACGCATAATGTCTGAGTTGCAAGAGGAAAAAGAGGACTGGTTCAGTGATTTGTCCGGCGGACAAAAAAGTAAGGTGGAACTTGTACGGCTCGTCTTTTTGCAGTCTCACTGCCCGGACGTATTATTGATTGACGAAACTATGGCCCCGTTGGACCCAGCCTCTAAGTCGCTCGTCATGGCCAAGCTAAAAGTTTTCTGTAGCGAAAGCATTATTCTGGTGATTTACCATACGGATGTTGGTCGTGGTACCAAGGATTCCGGGGACGGCGAAGAATTTGTCGAATGTGTTCCGTCGAACGATTTTTTCAACAAGAACCTTCATCTGGAGAAGGGATTGATTCACGTGCGCGATACGTGCTAG
- a CDS encoding phosphatase (phosphatase. Close to 4-nitrophenylphosphatase & phosphoglycolate phosphatase): RIAIISSERCRPKKCRQECKKSCPVVKLGKLCIEVTPKSKLAFISEPLCIGCGICVKKCPFEAIAIINLPKDLSKNTTHRYGPNSFKLHRLPMPRPGQVLGLVGTNGIGKSTALKILAGKMKPNLGRFDNPPDWEEILVHFRGSELQNYFTKILEDTMKATIKPQYVDHIPRAIKGKVGDILKQKDERSEAEEWDVLNWATTQAELNHLLDRDVRILSGGELQRFAIAAVAVQISDVYMFDEPSSYLDVKQRLTAATMIREILQAPGGDRRYVLVVEHDLAVLDYLSDFVCVLYGAPGGYGVVTMPHSVRTGINAFLAGYIPSENLRFRENALSFKVSERAEADLTKNDVMKAYSYPDMTKTQERGESKFVLHVDKGEFTDSEIIVLLGENGTGKTTFVRMLAGLLKSDEQVKLEEEGMDYEASLAGVPDLNVSYKPQKISPKFEGTVRQLLHKRIRDAYVHPQFVSDVMKPLVIENIIDNGVQTLSGGELQRLAIALALGAPADVYLIDEPSAYLDSEQRINCAKVIKRFIMHSKKTAFVVEHDFIMGTYLADRVVVYHGQPGIEATASSPQSLLTGMNQFLKSLEVTFRRDPVNFRPRINKRGSQKDAEQKKNGNYFFYDD, from the exons CGAATCGCGATTATCAGCTCGGAGCGATGCCGTCCCAAAAAGTGTCGTCAAGAATGTAAAAAGTCGTGTCCAGTCGTCAAGTTGGGCAAGCTCTGTATCGAAGTAACGCCTAAGAGTAAGCTGGCCTTCATTTCGGAACCACTTTGTATTG GCTGTGGTATTTGCGTCAAGAAGTGTCCATTCGAAGCAATTGCGATCATCAATCTTCCCAAAGACCTGAGCAAGAACACAACTCACCGCTACGGCCCCAATTCGTTCAAGTTGCACCGCCTGCCGATGCCCCGTCCTGGGCAAGTATTGGGTTTGGTGGGAACCAACGGTATCGGCAAATCAACGGCACTCAAAATTTTGGCCGGCAAAATGAAGCCCAACTTGGGGCGATTCGACAACCCCCCCGACTGGGAAGAAATTCTTGTGCACTTTCGTGGCAGTGAGTTGCAAAACTACTTCaccaaaattttggaagataCCATGAAGGCGACAATCAAGCCACAGTACGTCGACCACATCCCTCGGGCAATCAAAGGAAAAGTGGGGGACATTCTAAAGCAAAAAGATGAGCGCTCGGAAGCGGAAGAGTGGGACGTATTGAATTGGGCTACGACACAAGCCGAATTAAATCATTTGTTGGATCGTGACGTTCGCATTCTTTCCGGAGGAGAGTTGCAGCGATTCGCTATTGCTGCCGTGGCAGTACAAATCAGCGATGTGTACATGTTCGACGAACCTTCCAGCTATCTAGATGTTAAGCAGCGTTTGACAGCGGCGACTATGATTCGTGAGATTCTGCAAGCACCTGGCGGTGACCGTCGTTACGTACTAGTGGTGGAGCACGATCTGGCAGTTTTGGACTACCTGAGCGACTTTGTCTGTGTTCTCTACGGAGCACCAGGAGGCTACGGCGTCGTTACTATGCCCCATAGTGTTCGAACTGGTATCAATGCCTTTTTGGCCGGTTATATTCCGTCGGAGAACTTGCGCTTTCGTGAAAACGCTCTCTCCTTCAAG GTTTCTGAACGAGCCGAGGCAGACTTAACAAAGAACGACGTCATGAAGGCGTACAGCTACCCAGACATGACCAAAACGCAGGAGCGTGGTGAATCCAAGTTTGTTTTACACGTTGACAAGGGAGAATTCACGGATTCAGAGATCATCGTGTTACTTGGAGAGAACGGAACTGGAAAGACGACATTTGTCCGGATGCTTGCCGGTCTGTTGAAAAGTGATGAACAGGTTAAGCTAGAGGAGGAAGGTATGGATTACGAGGCTTCTCTCGCTGGTGTTCCAGATCTTAATGTCAGTTACAAGCCGCAGAAAATTTCTCCAAAATTTGAAGGAACCGTACGTCAGTTGCTGCACAAACGAATTCGGGACGCCTATGTTCATCCGCAATTCGTCTCGGACGTTATGAAACCTCTCGTTATTGAGAACATCATCGACAACGGTGTGCAAACACTATCTGGAGGAGAGTTACAGAGGCTAGCAATTGCCTTGGCCCTTGGTGCCCCAGCGGACGTATATCTTATCGACGAGCCAAGCGCGTACCTTGATTCCGAACAACGTATTAACTGCGCAAAGGTCATCAAACGTTTCATCATGCACAGCAAGAAAACCGCGTTTGTTGTGGAGCATGATTTTATCATGGGTACTTATCTTGCGGATCGTGTGGTTGTCTACCACGGCCAACCCGGCATTGAAGCGACCGCTTCTTCCCCGCAATCTCTATTAACTGGAATGAATCAGTTTCTGAAGAGCTTGGAAGTCACATTCCGTCGTGACCCTGTCAATTTTCGTCCAAG AATCAACAAGCGAGGATCGCAAAAAGATGCAGAGCAAAAGAAGAACGGCAACTACTTCTTCTACGATGAT
- the hCDK5 gene encoding predicted protein (hypothetical cyclin dependent kinase 5) produces the protein MQAAGKRDRWDSSSEDDEDKPAKSKRISKEKKPLPTTVTDDRATTLPFHNPLLQGCRSVYETYDRISRVSEGTYGIVWKAKDLATDQIVALKQIKFESVADQQEGFPVTALREINVLLALSHESIVNVKEMVVGDGVDKVFMVMEFFEMDLKDGISRFDGALAQSELKNIMQQILAGTHHMHSKWYLHRDLKTSNILVHRSGRIALADFGLARRFQEPRQALTQLVVTLWYRAPELLFGESCYGPAVDMWSVGCIFGELISKDAVLQGQGELDQIDQIFSLVGVPNETNWPLFESLPNAGLFRWKPKKAQELLLPKKFPIASPVSANQAFLDGNGYNLLSRLLTLDPDQRVSALEALEHPYFSQGVKPQTPRFFSTSS, from the coding sequence ATGCAGGCAGCAGGAAAACGTGACCGGTGGGATTCAAGCtcggaagatgacgaagacaaGCCTGCAAAATCGAAACGAATATCCAAAGAGAAGAAACCATTGCCGACGACAGTGACGGATGATCGAGCCACAACCTTGCCGTTCCACAATCCGCTCTTGCAAGGATGCCGATCCGTTTACGAAACCTACGACCGAATTTCGCGTGTCAGCGAAGGCACTTATGGTATCGTTTGGAAGGCCAAAGATTTGGCTACTGATCAGATTGTTGCGCTGAAACAAATCAAGTTTGAGTCGGTGGCCGATCAGCAAGAAGGATTTCCTGTTACAGCGCTCCGAGAAATCAATGTGCTGCTAGCACTTTCTCACGAATCCATTGTAAACGTGAAGGAAATGGTCGTTGGCGATGGAGTCGACAAGGTCTTTATGGTGATGGAATTTTTCGAAATGGACTTGAAAGACGGGATTTCTCGATTCGACGGAGCCCTCGCTCAATCGGAACTCAAAAATATCATGCAACAGATTTTGGCGGGTACCCATCACATGCACAGTAAGTGGTATTTGCACCGCGATTTGAAAACTAGCAATATCCTGGTTCATCGATCGGGTCGAATTGCGTTAGCCGACTTTGGACTGGCACGACGCTTTCAGGAACCTCGTCAGGCCTTGACACAGCTGGTGGTCACACTGTGGTACCGCGCACCGGAATTGTTGTTTGGCGAGAGTTGTTACGGTCCAGCCGTGGACATGTGGAGTGTTGGTTGCATATTTGGCGAACTCATCAGTAAAGATGCTGTTCTACAAGGTCAAGGAGAGCTGGACCAGATTGATCAAATATTTTCGTTGGTAGGAGTGCCCAACGAAACAAACTGGCCTCTATTCGAAAGCCTTCCTAACGCGGGTTTGTTTCGCTGGAAACCCAAAAAAGCGCAGGAGTTATTGCTGCCAAAGAAGTTCCCGATTGCTTCGCCCGTATCGGCCAATCAAGCGTTTTTGGACGGCAACGGTTACAACCTCCTGTCTCGACTACTGACTCTGGATCCGGACCAGCGTGTAAGTGCGCTCGAAGCATTGGAGCATCCTTATTTTTCACAGGGTGTTAAACCCCAGACGCCTCGATTCTTTTCCACCAGCTCATAG
- a CDS encoding predicted protein: MSYYGNPSGNTTNAGNVSGGSSSQGGFYAGSNNASGSNGGYSYSQQQPQSAYGSEGSANYNTQQWQSNPPQSASQPQQHQMYSGTSLPPQPSNSNSTHHNVAQPFWNPATAATMAAVAGSISGSGGFSNDTMLDLASSAGKSFLQSGSARMIPGLESTMLTLRHYFAVDNKYVLRKMQKVLFPFLSKQWQRQEREPGTPDTPAQYDLPYLDENAPDLYVPVMSLITYVLLCAVCYGKAGQFNPEVLPDVTTKCFMTQVLEVLAIRFGFYTMQVPVPFLDLFAYTGYKYLGLALNMLVALVLGTVFALGTRAYYVTLFWTASAMAFFMLKTMAHNIPSRTAATGPKREIVVIVFAALQLATMWFMSQTKFL, from the exons ATGAGTTACTACGGAAACCCGAGTGGAAATACGACGAACGCAGGAAACGTCTCGGGTGGATCATCCTCGCAAGGCGGCTTTTACGCGGGTAGCAATAACGCTTCGGGAAGCAATGGGGGTTACAGTTACAGTCAACAGCAACCGCAGTCGGCGTACGGTAGCGAGGGTAGCGCCAACTACAACACGCAGCAATGGCAAAGTAATCCACCGCAATCCGCGTCTCAGCCGCAACAGCATCAAATGTACAGCGGGACATCTTTGCCGCCCCAACCTAGCAACAGTAACAGCACCCACCACAACGTCGCGCAACCCTTTTGGAATCCAGCCACTGCGGCTACCATGGCGGCAGTTGCCGGTTCCATATCAGGATCCGGAGGATTTTCCAATGATACCATGCTTGATTTGGCTAGCTCCGCCGGAAAATCGTTCCTACAATCGGGCTCGGCACGCATGATTCCAGGCTTGGAATCCACCATGTTGACTCTTCGGCACTACTTTGCCGTCGACAACAAATACGTGTTGCGAAAAATGCAAAAAGTgctctttccttttctttcgaAGCAATGGCAGCGGCAA GAACGAGAGCCTGGCACGCCCGACACTCCCGCACAATACGATTTACCTTATTTAGACGAAAATGCGCCAGATCTGTACGTGCCGGTGATGTCCTTGATTACGTACGTCTTGTTGTGCGCCGTTTGTTACGGTAAAGCTGGACAATTCAATCCGGAAGTCCTTCCGGACGTGACCACCAAGTGTTTCATGACCCAAGTTCTAGAAGTCTTGGCCATTCGTTTTGGATTCTACACAATGCAGGTACCCGTTCCCTTTCTCGACCTTTTTGCCTACACGGGATACAAGTACCTCGGTCTCGCGTTGAATATGCTGGTGGCATTAGTTTTAGGAACCGTCTTCGCTTTGGGAACTCGCGCGTATTACGTCACCTTATTCTGGACGGCCTCGGCCATGGCCTTTTTCATGCTCAAAACAATGGCACACAACATACCGTCCCGGACGGCAGCAACCGGTCCGAAGCGGGAGATCGTAGTGATTGTCTTTGCCGCACTGCAACTCGCAACCATGTGGTTCATGAGTCAAACGAAATTTCTGTAG
- a CDS encoding predicted protein: MGIDLKAGGRRVGHSSSMKAVKSQNPYNKLLIKLYKFLDRRTDSKFCGTVLKRLHMSKVNQPPMGLHRLSKYMAQKEGKTAVIVGKVTDDVRMLECPKMSVCALAFTENARKRIVASGGECITLDQLALRAPKGSNTVLLRGPKSREALAHFGHSTSVNNPHTHTGVKPYVRSKGRKFEKARGRRRSRGFKV, from the coding sequence ATGGGTATTGATCTAAAAGCCGGAGGTCGCCGCGTGGGGCACAGCTCCTCTATGAAGGCCGTCAAAAGCCAAAACCCTTACAACAAGCTATTGATTAAGCTTTATAAGTTCCTTGATCGCCGAACGGACTCAAAATTCTGTGGCACTGTGTTGAAGCGCCTCCATATGAGCAAGGTGAACCAACCCCCGATGGGTCTTCACCGACTTTCCAAGTACATGGCCCAAAAGGAAGGAAAGACGGCCGTGATTGTTGGAAAGGTAACCGACGATGTGCGAATGTTGGAATGCCCAAAGATGTCGGTCTGTGCACTAGCATTTACCGAGAACGCCCGAAAGCGCATTGTCGCTTCTGGAGGTGAATGCATCACCCTGGATCAGCTGGCCCTTCGTGCCCCCAAAGGATCTAACACAGTCCTTCTTCGCGGACCTAAATCGCGTGAGGCTTTGGCTCATTTTGGACACTCTACGTCGGTCAATAATCCGCACACTCACACCGGTGTCAAGCCGTACGTCCGAAGCAAGGGTCGCAAGTTCGAGAAGGCTCGTGGTCGCCGTCGCTCTCGTGGTTTCAAGGTCTAA
- a CDS encoding Rad51 DNA recombination/repair protein (Rad51 is the eukaryotic homolog of RecA and is involved in homology searching and strand exchange in homologous recombination during DNA repair and meiosis. Phatr_40092 is closest to the Thalassiosira pseudonana protein Thaps3_ 2935. Both have homology to Rad51 in animals, plants, and yeasts but with relatively low scores (300 or less). The predicted protein sequence has homology in the conserved Walker A and B motifs. The Interpro scan predicts that it is a member of the RecA family and the P loop ATPase domain. This gene has EST support under 'nitrate depleted' conditions. It might be expected to be up-regulated during meiosis.), which yields MVMAIRFESNTVTDRRTDSAAASPYSVVNEQSMTTWCGLATDRLQWCIVPNNVMSTADRILARLPLHLFENLATDGNTIPARELREQICASLDTLNTASRNGSVTHRIRTVGPLLQCSAASLVRTLDPLLTYAFELLHSTTSSLNDCNRCEETFSRMRYLPTGLEPLDQALRGGVRVGTITELVGPAGVGKTQLAMQLCIMASRYAQGCVYVDTEKKLSVARLREIALQRSSRVPDTNTHGEFLYPSDTTLVESTVDISATSRNCFRSPQEVLDNVTVHSPSNIDELFGALSEVEDELFSRNHQSVGSSNAKFPVRLLVLDSIAAPARRDFGAGSAPELASTVIKIAQTLKRLADQHHLVVVVINQVGSSILGTDAVIDQTGIRPALGTSWHHCVSTRVLFEFEADLVSSSSLSNSDGPLRGRAPSRQLSVIKSNLTGPGKPIVFDLTLFGIVIKA from the exons ATGGTGATGGCGATACGGTTCGAAAGTAATACAGTAACC GATCGGCGTACTGATAGCGCTGCCGCGAGTCCCTATTCGGTCGTGAACGAGCAAAGTATGACC ACTTGGTGTGGACTTGCTACCGATAGGCTACAGTGGTGTATCGTTCCAAACAACGTTATGAGTACGGCTGATCGCATTTTGGCGCGATTGCCGTTGCATCTATTTGAAAACCTTGCCACCGACGGAAACACAATTCCCGCACGAGAACTACGCGAGCAAATATGCGCGTCACTCGACACATTGAACACGGCTTCCCGGAATGGATCCGTTACACACCGTATAAGAACCGTTGGGCCGCTGCTGCAATGCTCAGCAGCCTCTCTAGTCCGCACACTCGACCCTTTGCTCACCTACG CCTTCGAGTTGCTGCACTCGACAACCTCGTCTCTTAACGATTGCAATCGATGCGAAGAGACTTTTTCACGAATGCGCTATTTGCCGACCGGTTTGGAGCCCTTGGATCAGGCACTTCGGGGTGGTGTACGTGTGGGGACAATCACTGAACTAGTTGGACCTGCTGGTGTAGGGAAAACACAGCTTGCCATGCAGCTGTGTATCATGGCGTCCCGGTACGCGCAAGGATGCGTGTATGTGGATACGGAAAAGAAGTTGAGTGTTGCGAGACTTCGCGAGATTGCGTTACAACGGTCGTCTCGTGTCCCGGATACAAACACGCACGGTGAATTTTTGTATCCAAGTGACACAACATTGGTGGAATCGACGGTTGACATCTCTGCTACGTCGCGAAATTGCTTCCGGAGTCCCCAAGAAGTACTGGACAACGTAACCGTCCATTCTCCATCGAACATAGACGAGCTTTTTGGTGCGCTCTCTGAAGTGGAGGATGAATTGTTTTCGCGCAATCACCAATCAGTCGGGTCCTCGAATGCCAAATTTCCGGTTCGTCTTTTGGTGCTGGACAGCATCGCGGCTCCGGCGCGTCGTGATTTCGGCGCGGGATCTGCGCCTGAACTGGCGTCTACCGTGATAAAAATTGCGCAAACGCTCAAACGGCTCGCGGATCAACATcatttggttgttgtcgtcattAACCAGGTTGGTTCCTCAATACTGGGCACGGATGCCGTGATCGATCAAACCGGTATTCGCCCTGCGCTGGGCACTTCGTGGCATCACTGTGTCTCGACACGTGTGCTCTTTGAATTCGAGGCGGACCTTGTGTCAAGCTCATCACTGTCCAATTCAGACGGTCCCCTTCGTGGAAGAGCGCCATCTCGACAACTGAGTGTTATCAAGAGTAATCTGACTGGTCCAGGGAAGCCAATTGTGTTTGACTTGACTCTTTTTGGCATTGTCATCAAAGCTTGA
- a CDS encoding predicted protein, with product MSRAPGLGRALQTLRVGSLPPTAIRTATATRSSSSSPLVELREYALKPEFSTPYLYATGTAADLRKSLSPLRFFSMPDTGGELNKATHAYYYQGGHEERNAKRAAMATNAEWKAYLESCRPCMNSQSSLLFVEAPLVGQMDQVLGLADEPQSDNGNDTILEIRRYKLKLGYDTVPKFLNLFAQGLPSKLNADGTDPTTSLVTLLYCEVGRLNEVIEIWRHGDGSAAMEQSRVAARNAHEWREAIASIADLAIEFSSTIHKPAPFSPIR from the coding sequence ATGTCACGCGCTCCTGGTTTAGGACGAGCTCTGCAAACGCTGAGAGTCGGCTCTCTGCCTCCCACAGCGATTCGCACTGCAACCGCTACTCGAAGCAGTAGTAGTTCTCCGCTCGTGGAGCTCCGAGAATACGCGCTCAAACCAGAATTTTCGACTCCGTATTTATACGCGACGGGAACTGCGGCTGACTTGCGCAAATCGCTGTCGCCTTTACGTTTCTTTAGTATGCCTGATACGGGTGGAGAATTAAACAAGGCCACGCACGCGTACTATTATCAAGGCGGACACGAGGAACGGAACGCCAAGCGCGCAGCCATGGCGACCAATGCGGAGTGGAAAGCGTACTTGGAAAGCTGCCGTCCATGCATGAATTCCCAGTCATCCTTGCTCTTTGTTGAAGCGCCGTTAGTCGGACAAATGGATCAAGTGCTAGGGCTTGCCGATGAACCGCAAAGTGACAACGGAAACGACACTATTCTCGAAATACGTCGATACAAATTGAAGCTCGGTTACGACACGGTCCCGAAATTTCTTAATCTCTTTGCCCAAGGGCTGCCTTCGAAATTGAATGCGGATGGAACAGATCCTACAACATCGCTCGTTACGCTATTGTATTGTGAAGTTGGACGCTTAAACGAAGTGATAGAAATCTGGCGACACGGTGACGGCTCTGCAGCAATGGAACAGTCACGGGTAGCGGCCCGGAATGCCCACGAATGGCGTGAAGCGATCGCGAGTATTGCCGATCTTGCCATTGAATTCTCGTCCACCATTCACAAACCAGCACCCTTTTCTCCAATTCGGTAG
- a CDS encoding predicted protein, whose protein sequence is MMSTSIGCEEPSLTVHRSNPDITESTTSVQTPHDGEHGSSVRESIFNFTNAIAGAGALGLGGAFAASGGIVSIVSIMLFAYVTKVSLDLLIRLSLETPGAHGSYEDLGRVAFGFVGQLAISAAKFMYSFGCLVAYVIVVKENLGSAVRNLVYGDAVMHGEESWGYEFLSHSVWVTWSASIVIIFPLCLLRDMTPLANLSMISVASMVAIAVIIVYLFLVNPHGSIREPGGTFYENWLEVRPGYLECLGTFVFTFVSQHTAHLAFSSLKPSLRTYKNWKRVSAFSIFTALSISLTIGLGAYVTFWHATPSAIFEIYPAISIIDSAKLLLCFAMLLTFPLPFFTCRELQTHADVLAFCDLELLIVTFFPDTRETVSLSHGQQHGHQSPDILRSLQEPLLDEEEAVLAVNDEERVPGPPILEVSMSLTDLSVLSTHAANVINSALLPGYQKQLRLLYHVTLTAKLWFVVTGLAIAAPSLGDVLSLVGCATGTLIAFVFPALLSLRLQGFNYTATLLLFIGGVIGSVGTYFSMHKLVLDILS, encoded by the exons ATGATGAGCACTTCCATTGGGTGCGAGGAACCCTCATTGACTGTACATCGATCCAATCCGGACATTACGGAATCGACGACGTCCGTGCAAACACCACACGATGGCGAGCACGGATCTTCTGTTCGGGAAAGTATCTTTAACTTTACCAACGCCATTGCGGGTGCCGGAGCCTTGGGCCTCGGTGGAGCCTTCGCCGCGTCGGGTGGGATTGTTTCCATCGTTTCCATCATGCTCTTTGCGTACGTGACAAAAGTGTCCTTGGATCTGCTTATTCGGCTGTCGCTGGAAACACCGGGCGCACACGGATCGTACGAGGATCTGGGACGGGTGGCCtttggctttgtcggccaaCTGGCGATATCGGCAGCCAAGTTTATGTACAGTTTCGGCTGCTTGGTGGCTTACGTGATTGTGGTCAAAGAAAATCTCGGGTCGGCGGTGCGCAATCTAGTGTACGGGGACGCAGTAATGCACGGGGAGGAATCATGGGGGTACGAATTTTTAAGTCACAGTGTCTGGGTAACGTGGAGTGCCAGCATCGTCATTATATTTCCGCTCTGTCTGCTCCGGGACATGACGCCGTTGGCCAACTTGAGTATGATCAGCGTGGCTTCCATGGTTGCCATCGCCGTCATCATTGTCTACTTGTTTCTCGTCAACCCGCACGGCAGTATTCGAGAACCGGGTGGTACTTTTTACGAGAATTGGTTGGAAGTACGACCGGGATACTTGGAATG TCTGGGGACCTTTGTCTTTACCTTTGTGTCGCAGCACACGGCTCATCTCGCGTTTAGTTCACTCAAACCAAGTCTACGAACCTAcaaaaattggaaaagagtTTCTGCCTTCTCGATATTCACCGCGCTCAGTATTTCGTTGACAATTGGACTGGGTGCCTACGTAACCTTTTGGCACGCCACACCCAGTGCCATTTTCGAAATATACCCCGCCATTTCCATTATTGACTCCGCCAAGCTACTCTTGTGTTTTGCCATGCTGTTGACTTTTCCGCTACCCTTCTTCACCTGCCGAG AATTACAGACTCATGCGGACGTTCTTGCTTTTTGTGACTTAGAGCTTTTGATTGTTACCTTCTTTCCCGACACGCGAGAAACGGTGTCCTTATCACATGGACAGCAGCACGGGCACCAATCACCGGACATTCTCCGCAGTTTGCAAGAACCActtttggacgaagaagaggccgTACTAGCAGTTAACGACGAAGAACGCGTACCAGGGCCACCAATCCTCGAAGTCTCCATGTCTTTAACCGACTTGAGTGTCCTTTCCACACACGCTGCCAATGTCATCAATTCGGCACTATTACCCGGGTACCAAAAGCAACTGAGACTGCTGTATCACGTTACCCTTACTGCGAAACTCTGGTTTGTCGTGACGGGTTTAGCCATAGCGGCTCCGTCACTGGGAGACGTCCTTTCGTTGGTCGGTTGTGCGACGGGCACGTTGATTGCCTTTGTTTTTCCGGCCTTACTGTCCCTTCGATTGCAAGGATTCAATTATACTGCTACTCTGCTACTTTTCATTGGAGGTGTGATTGGCTCGGTTGGCACGTATTTTAGTATGCACAAGCTAGTTCTTGATATACTCTCCTGA